One Halobacterium zhouii genomic region harbors:
- a CDS encoding chemotaxis protein CheW, whose product MNLEEAERPVETAAHVVEFELGDEVCAIDIDAVDSIVESKQVTRVPRAPDAVEGVMDLRGETTAIVDPREFLAIEGDAVSDNILVLDRADDKQKIGLRVAEVTEVASYPEPQVDTGEDVERIGTAAIEGDLVRGVIRKHVGEVDEDGNPEDVDLVLWVDIDSLIGAVDEGDVDGAQHR is encoded by the coding sequence ATGAATCTCGAGGAAGCCGAACGCCCCGTCGAGACCGCCGCCCACGTCGTCGAGTTCGAACTCGGTGACGAGGTCTGTGCCATCGACATCGACGCCGTGGACAGCATCGTCGAATCCAAACAGGTCACGCGCGTGCCGCGAGCGCCGGACGCCGTCGAAGGCGTGATGGACCTGCGCGGGGAGACGACCGCCATCGTCGACCCCCGGGAGTTCCTCGCCATCGAGGGCGACGCGGTCTCGGACAACATTCTCGTGCTTGATCGCGCGGACGACAAGCAGAAGATCGGACTGCGCGTCGCCGAGGTGACCGAAGTGGCGTCGTACCCGGAACCTCAGGTCGACACGGGCGAGGACGTCGAGCGGATCGGCACCGCGGCCATCGAGGGCGACCTGGTCCGGGGCGTCATCCGGAAGCACGTCGGAGAGGTCGACGAGGACGGCAATCCCGAGGACGTCGACCTGGTACTGTGGGTGGACATCGACTCCCTCATCGGCGCGGTCGACGAGGGCGACGTCGACGGCGCTCAGCACCGATAA
- a CDS encoding DUF7500 family protein — MREGGDEDGDTDGRVLSADELDITEQEEVAPLGEGRFVVGSDGPPAAPDEATGDASTSARRPEPADNPAPDEDEGVDDGTDPDPNATQTDDGGTTADADPASDDSATDDEGDITGRDVKSWLSEELTRHDTTYAHHVAAKAGDDVANQQLATDDIGAAFDGLLVWYARQVATDTPVDEALGILLSESGVRVRYPTARLVEYVEAKGLGPDDSIGDLVAAVSEDDGLVFTKRQ; from the coding sequence ATGCGCGAAGGCGGAGACGAGGACGGCGACACGGACGGGCGCGTCCTCTCGGCGGACGAACTCGACATCACCGAGCAGGAGGAAGTCGCGCCGCTCGGCGAGGGCCGGTTCGTCGTCGGGTCGGACGGCCCGCCTGCGGCGCCCGACGAGGCGACCGGCGACGCGTCCACGAGCGCTCGCCGTCCGGAACCCGCCGACAACCCGGCCCCGGATGAGGACGAGGGGGTCGACGACGGCACTGACCCTGACCCCAACGCCACCCAAACAGACGACGGCGGGACGACTGCGGACGCCGACCCGGCCAGTGACGACTCAGCCACCGACGACGAGGGAGACATCACCGGTCGTGACGTGAAGTCGTGGCTGTCCGAGGAACTCACCCGTCACGACACCACGTACGCCCACCACGTCGCCGCGAAAGCCGGCGACGACGTCGCGAACCAGCAACTCGCCACTGACGACATCGGCGCGGCGTTCGACGGCCTCCTGGTGTGGTACGCTCGCCAGGTCGCCACCGACACGCCAGTCGACGAGGCGCTCGGCATCCTGCTCTCTGAATCCGGTGTGCGGGTCCGTTACCCCACGGCTCGACTCGTGGAGTACGTCGAGGCGAAGGGCCTGGGCCCCGACGACTCGATCGGCGACCTGGTCGCCGCGGTCTCCGAGGACGACGGACTCGTGTTCACGAAACGGCAGTAG
- a CDS encoding S8 family peptidase — protein sequence MTDHSRRRFLKGASIAMSGLALGAGTGAASSAENQRFLVDLTAVDRSDVPNDVEIIHDVSEVDLLAARGDPSSVPGAASTMPEVTAHQDDNGPAIEHGGPKANNHNFDGTASNTELQWDKRVQDVGDLTDKPDDEQTVHDTTKGAGTRIAVVDSGVYDAHPDLEDVVNDELSENFTTDRYDWRPNGAGSHGTHVAGIIAGTNSNDGPDGGILGTAPETEIVSHRIFSGVKGEGAYLGDVIAALVSAADKGCDAANFSVGYGVAPTDESWVPIVREAYRRFTAYAREKGMVFVNSAGNSGANMTPEETISLPTEVEGTFGVSATGPIGCGWGSNHDDNEEKWLTGDRLEEPTTQPAFYTNYGDAVDVSAAGGNADLDVIGTGVPWYNDLVFSSIYTTDENGDTVAGYGWKAGTSMAAPQVAGAVALVRSLRPDASVDEVESLIQETASDAEEGETYHGAGHLDLERLVTAAE from the coding sequence ATGACAGACCACAGCAGACGGCGGTTTCTGAAGGGGGCAAGTATTGCAATGAGCGGACTGGCGCTGGGGGCCGGGACGGGCGCCGCGTCGAGTGCCGAGAACCAGCGGTTCCTCGTGGACCTCACAGCGGTCGACCGCAGCGATGTTCCGAACGACGTCGAGATTATCCACGACGTCTCGGAGGTCGACCTGCTGGCAGCGCGCGGCGACCCGAGTTCCGTACCCGGGGCCGCGTCGACGATGCCCGAGGTCACCGCCCACCAGGACGACAACGGGCCGGCGATTGAACACGGTGGCCCGAAGGCGAACAACCACAACTTCGACGGAACGGCGTCGAACACCGAACTGCAGTGGGACAAGCGCGTCCAAGACGTGGGGGACCTGACGGACAAGCCAGACGACGAACAGACGGTTCACGACACGACGAAGGGAGCGGGGACGCGCATCGCCGTCGTCGACAGCGGCGTCTACGACGCACACCCCGACCTCGAGGACGTCGTCAACGACGAGTTGTCCGAGAACTTCACGACCGACAGATACGACTGGCGACCGAACGGCGCCGGGAGTCACGGGACGCACGTCGCGGGCATCATCGCGGGGACGAACAGCAACGACGGCCCGGACGGTGGCATCCTCGGCACCGCACCCGAGACGGAGATCGTCTCTCACCGCATCTTCTCCGGCGTCAAGGGTGAAGGGGCGTACCTCGGGGACGTGATCGCGGCGCTCGTCTCGGCCGCGGACAAGGGCTGTGACGCGGCGAACTTCAGCGTCGGCTACGGTGTCGCTCCCACAGACGAATCGTGGGTACCCATCGTCAGGGAGGCGTACAGGCGGTTCACCGCGTACGCCCGCGAGAAGGGGATGGTCTTCGTGAACTCGGCGGGGAACTCCGGCGCGAACATGACGCCGGAGGAGACCATCAGCCTCCCGACGGAGGTCGAAGGAACCTTCGGCGTGAGCGCAACCGGCCCTATCGGCTGTGGCTGGGGGAGCAACCACGACGACAACGAGGAGAAGTGGCTCACCGGGGACCGCCTCGAGGAGCCGACGACCCAGCCGGCGTTCTACACGAACTACGGCGACGCCGTCGACGTGAGCGCGGCGGGCGGCAACGCCGATCTCGACGTCATCGGTACCGGCGTACCGTGGTACAACGACCTCGTGTTCTCGAGCATCTACACGACGGACGAGAACGGGGACACCGTCGCGGGGTACGGCTGGAAGGCCGGCACGTCGATGGCCGCGCCGCAGGTCGCCGGCGCGGTTGCGCTCGTGCGGTCGCTTCGTCCCGACGCGAGCGTCGACGAGGTGGAGTCGCTCATCCAGGAGACGGCGAGCGACGCCGAGGAGGGCGAAACCTACCACGGCGCCGGCCACCTCGACCTGGAGCGACTCGTGACGGCTGCCGAGTAG
- a CDS encoding DUF7544 domain-containing protein: protein MSWYAVRALDEALSETRSMLLPFDLGVWVRLAFISLFAGLSTPQVPSMNWSFGPTDFDGAGPGAFDPGAGGVMAGESALVAAVLLFVAAVVVVGVLFLLVGAVMEFVLVSVLRSRAVRILRPFRAQVWNGVRLFGFRVVVGVVGLVAFATVAVPAALAAVTATPLWLLALVVTIPLLVVVAVLAALALEFTTAFVVPLMDEHDDGVFAGWRRLWPTLRAEWKQFGVYVLVKVVLLVGAGFVTGLAVAIVAVPLVLLVGAVGYLGSLAVPNVAAPVVVALVAATVVALVALAAVSVPIMTFLRYHSLCTLASSPAEFDLRQVGTDAE, encoded by the coding sequence ATGAGCTGGTACGCGGTTCGCGCGCTCGACGAAGCGCTCTCGGAGACGCGCTCGATGCTGTTGCCCTTCGACCTCGGCGTGTGGGTTCGACTGGCGTTCATCTCGTTGTTCGCGGGGCTGAGTACGCCCCAGGTACCGTCGATGAACTGGAGTTTCGGGCCGACCGACTTCGACGGGGCGGGCCCGGGAGCGTTCGACCCGGGAGCAGGTGGCGTGATGGCCGGAGAATCTGCGCTGGTCGCCGCGGTGTTGCTGTTCGTCGCCGCTGTGGTCGTCGTCGGAGTCCTGTTTCTGCTCGTCGGCGCGGTGATGGAGTTCGTGCTCGTGAGCGTGCTTCGCTCGCGGGCCGTGCGGATTCTGCGTCCGTTCCGGGCGCAGGTCTGGAACGGCGTCCGGCTGTTCGGTTTCCGTGTTGTGGTCGGCGTCGTCGGCCTCGTGGCGTTCGCCACGGTCGCGGTGCCCGCCGCGCTCGCGGCCGTCACGGCGACCCCGCTCTGGCTGCTCGCACTCGTCGTGACCATCCCGCTGCTGGTGGTGGTCGCCGTGCTCGCCGCTCTCGCCCTCGAGTTCACGACGGCGTTCGTCGTTCCCCTGATGGACGAACACGACGACGGCGTGTTCGCCGGCTGGCGGCGGCTGTGGCCGACGCTGCGCGCGGAGTGGAAGCAGTTCGGCGTGTACGTCCTCGTGAAGGTGGTGTTACTCGTCGGTGCCGGCTTCGTCACCGGACTCGCGGTTGCCATCGTGGCCGTCCCGCTCGTGTTGCTCGTCGGAGCCGTCGGCTATCTGGGTTCGCTGGCGGTGCCGAACGTCGCCGCGCCCGTCGTCGTCGCACTCGTGGCCGCCACGGTCGTCGCGCTGGTCGCGCTCGCCGCGGTGAGCGTCCCGATCATGACGTTCCTCCGCTATCACTCGCTGTGCACGCTCGCGTCGTCCCCGGCCGAGTTCGACCTCCGCCAGGTTGGGACCGACGCGGAGTAG
- the dps gene encoding DNA protection during starvation protein — protein MSDEKKHERGSVKPGDTSERVGMKIISERGGDPEEIREKLIDAIGAEFSTYYHYTNLRTHLAGHEDYKEIAEDARLEDRAHFELAMPRVYELGGMIPRELSDFMDRASCAHPYLPEDPTAENILEVLLEAERCAIRTWAEMCDLTQGVDPRTYDMAQRILQEEIDHEAWFVELLSMERDGEVNPAGHFVRDEPGDAPLSTNNRFNRSA, from the coding sequence ATGAGCGACGAGAAGAAACACGAACGAGGCAGCGTGAAACCTGGCGACACGTCCGAGCGCGTCGGGATGAAGATTATCAGCGAGCGCGGTGGTGACCCCGAGGAGATCCGGGAGAAACTCATCGACGCCATCGGCGCGGAGTTCTCCACGTACTACCACTACACGAACCTCCGAACCCACCTCGCGGGCCACGAGGACTACAAGGAGATCGCGGAGGACGCCCGCCTCGAGGACCGCGCACACTTCGAACTCGCGATGCCGCGCGTCTACGAACTCGGCGGGATGATTCCACGGGAACTCAGCGACTTCATGGACCGCGCGTCCTGCGCGCATCCATACCTCCCTGAGGACCCGACCGCGGAGAACATCCTCGAGGTGCTCCTCGAAGCCGAGCGGTGTGCCATCCGCACGTGGGCGGAGATGTGTGATCTCACTCAAGGCGTCGACCCCCGAACGTACGACATGGCCCAGCGGATCCTCCAGGAGGAGATCGACCACGAGGCGTGGTTCGTCGAACTCCTCTCGATGGAACGCGACGGCGAGGTCAATCCCGCCGGCCACTTCGTCCGCGACGAACCCGGGGACGCACCCCTCTCGACGAACAACCGGTTCAACCGGTCCGCGTAG
- a CDS encoding 2Fe-2S iron-sulfur cluster-binding protein, giving the protein MTTYTVTLDIPADAGIEQAGETVTVEVDEDEYVLWAAREAGVWLPADCQQGWCCTCAAKRLDGVLDHSDARRYYDVDAAADFVLPCRATPDSDCHLRAFQYEEMLDHRADHDLPPGNSKR; this is encoded by the coding sequence GTGACCACGTACACCGTCACGCTGGACATCCCCGCGGACGCGGGCATCGAACAGGCCGGCGAGACCGTGACGGTCGAGGTCGACGAGGACGAGTACGTCCTCTGGGCGGCCCGCGAAGCGGGCGTGTGGCTGCCAGCAGACTGCCAGCAGGGGTGGTGTTGTACGTGTGCGGCCAAGCGCCTCGACGGAGTCCTCGACCACTCGGACGCCCGGCGATACTACGACGTCGACGCGGCGGCCGACTTCGTCCTGCCGTGTCGCGCGACACCCGACTCCGACTGTCACCTCCGTGCCTTCCAGTACGAGGAGATGCTCGACCACCGCGCCGACCACGACCTGCCGCCGGGAAACTCGAAGCGCTGA
- a CDS encoding pyridoxal phosphate-dependent aminotransferase → MFPRLEYLEWISGRPEVAMHDLGSSDLRGDRDHEPEAVPDPLVGLEDPPVGASLEMQLAAEYGVDPDQVLLTPGASTANFVAAAAALDAELEEGGPSMDDDDADTRDPRVLVEKPAYEPLVETPRALGGNVDRFLREDDYRLNPERAANATVENTRLVAATNRHNPSGVRSDRDTLLELADVAADCDARLLVDEVYAPYGSTPDESESTAFGAPTVADVENTVVTSSLTKFFGLGDLRVGWLVADAEFVSRARSVAHHIPGFAGTSRALGMRALHNKDTLVERSRDLAAENSAALDAFLDARDDVDGFVPEGSTFAFLDPENVDGDELAAAAWDEGVLVVPGRFFDDPERVRVSLGRTPESSTAALDALGVVLDSFR, encoded by the coding sequence ATGTTTCCGCGTCTGGAGTACCTCGAGTGGATCTCTGGTCGCCCGGAGGTCGCCATGCACGACCTCGGGTCGAGTGACCTTCGCGGCGACCGCGACCACGAACCCGAGGCCGTCCCGGACCCGCTGGTGGGTCTCGAGGACCCGCCAGTCGGCGCGTCCCTGGAGATGCAACTCGCCGCGGAGTACGGCGTCGACCCCGACCAGGTGCTGTTGACCCCTGGCGCGTCGACCGCGAACTTCGTCGCGGCGGCCGCCGCGCTCGACGCCGAACTCGAGGAAGGAGGGCCGTCGATGGATGACGACGACGCGGACACGCGGGACCCTCGCGTACTCGTCGAGAAACCGGCGTACGAACCGCTCGTGGAGACGCCGCGCGCGCTCGGCGGGAACGTCGACCGGTTCCTGCGCGAGGACGACTACCGGTTGAACCCCGAGCGCGCAGCGAACGCGACGGTCGAGAACACGCGACTCGTCGCCGCCACGAACCGCCACAACCCCAGCGGTGTGCGCTCGGACCGCGACACGCTCCTCGAGCTCGCCGACGTCGCCGCGGACTGCGACGCACGACTACTCGTCGACGAGGTGTACGCCCCCTACGGTTCGACTCCCGACGAAAGCGAGTCGACTGCGTTCGGCGCGCCGACCGTCGCGGACGTCGAGAATACCGTCGTCACGAGTTCGCTCACGAAGTTCTTCGGCCTCGGCGATCTGCGCGTCGGTTGGCTCGTCGCCGACGCGGAGTTCGTTTCGCGGGCGCGCTCGGTCGCCCACCACATCCCCGGGTTCGCAGGCACCAGCCGCGCGCTCGGGATGCGGGCGCTCCACAACAAGGACACACTCGTGGAACGCTCGCGGGACCTGGCCGCCGAGAACTCGGCGGCGCTCGACGCGTTTCTCGACGCCCGCGACGACGTCGATGGATTCGTTCCGGAGGGAAGCACGTTCGCGTTCCTCGACCCCGAGAACGTGGACGGCGACGAACTCGCGGCGGCCGCGTGGGACGAGGGTGTGCTCGTCGTCCCCGGCCGCTTCTTCGACGACCCCGAGCGCGTGCGGGTGAGCCTCGGCCGGACCCCGGAGTCGAGCACTGCCGCGCTCGACGCCCTCGGCGTCGTACTGGACAGCTTTCGGTAG
- a CDS encoding PRC-barrel domain-containing protein: protein MDSEADEITSLVGREVYSNNGVFVGEVEDVRLDLDAEVVNGLALSELNAQLFQDAATGTKGVIIPYRWVRAVGDVVLINDVVERYETPNAEEEAAV from the coding sequence ATGGACTCCGAAGCAGACGAAATCACCTCGCTCGTCGGCCGCGAGGTCTACTCGAACAACGGCGTCTTCGTGGGGGAAGTCGAGGACGTTCGACTCGACCTGGACGCCGAAGTCGTCAACGGACTCGCGCTCTCGGAACTCAACGCGCAACTGTTCCAGGACGCCGCGACCGGCACCAAGGGCGTCATCATCCCGTACCGCTGGGTTCGTGCGGTCGGCGACGTCGTCCTCATCAACGACGTCGTCGAGCGCTACGAGACGCCGAACGCCGAGGAAGAGGCCGCGGTCTAG
- a CDS encoding protein-tyrosine phosphatase family protein, with the protein MSRDSTEPDLFVRPFGYAADQPVVRRLGDRDLYLGNAHAARPDNRGQSFDHVVSLTRSVELATTHHCPLTDDAENDWRAFANAVDTARQLYRRDGSVLIHCKAGVSRSSAVAATTVAVEEALAFVNALCLVQDARPHAIPHPALHEQGVLYVAAESGPSTRRLLDAENLAVRDGPEN; encoded by the coding sequence ATGAGTCGTGACTCGACCGAACCAGACCTGTTCGTTCGCCCGTTCGGATACGCCGCCGACCAGCCCGTCGTTCGGCGTCTCGGTGACCGAGACCTCTACCTCGGGAACGCCCACGCGGCGCGTCCAGACAACCGCGGCCAGTCGTTCGACCACGTGGTGTCACTGACGCGATCCGTGGAACTGGCGACGACCCACCACTGCCCGCTGACCGACGACGCGGAGAACGACTGGCGTGCCTTCGCGAACGCCGTCGACACGGCGCGACAGTTGTATCGACGCGACGGGTCGGTGCTGATTCACTGCAAGGCGGGCGTATCTCGCAGCAGCGCGGTCGCGGCGACCACAGTTGCCGTAGAAGAGGCACTCGCGTTCGTGAACGCGCTCTGCCTCGTGCAGGACGCGCGACCGCACGCGATTCCGCATCCGGCACTCCACGAACAGGGTGTTCTGTACGTGGCCGCCGAGTCGGGACCGTCGACGCGGCGACTGCTCGACGCAGAGAACCTGGCAGTACGAGACGGGCCGGAGAACTAG
- a CDS encoding DHH family phosphoesterase, which produces MSSRATISSMSTYAILGCGSVGHAVAEELVERGKDVLIVDRDEARVEALRDQDLNAQVADIRDEEVAGLVEDRDVVLVMASDVEANEAAVSNIRKRNDEQFLVVRARDPVTSDELTDLGADVVINPSSVISDAALHALESGELEYKAQQLSDVIEGTEERMAIVTHDNPDPDSIAAAAALQAIANHLDVSADILYFGDIGHQENRAFVNLLEIDLTAYDSVDIDDYDTVALVDPAKAGEVDVDHDIDIFIDHYDAEVDVDAEFADVRPNVSATSTILTKYIQEFNLSVSQEVATALLYGIRAETLDFRRDTTPADLTAAAYLYPFADHDTLEQVESPNMSPETLDVLAEAITSREVQGSHLVSNAGFIRERDALAQAASQLLNLEGITTTAVFGIVDNTIYLAARSKDIRLNIGRVLEDAFEDIGESAGHSTQASAEIPLGIFTGIETTEENRDTLLSLTGEAVTRKLFGAMGVESESGSNGS; this is translated from the coding sequence ATGAGCAGTCGGGCTACCATCTCCTCGATGTCTACGTACGCCATCCTTGGCTGCGGGAGCGTCGGCCACGCCGTCGCCGAGGAGTTGGTCGAGCGGGGGAAGGACGTACTCATCGTGGACCGCGACGAGGCCCGCGTCGAAGCGCTCCGCGACCAGGACCTGAACGCGCAGGTCGCGGACATCCGGGACGAGGAGGTCGCCGGACTCGTCGAGGACCGCGACGTCGTTCTGGTGATGGCCTCGGACGTCGAGGCCAACGAAGCCGCGGTCTCGAACATCCGGAAGCGCAACGACGAGCAGTTCCTCGTCGTGCGCGCTCGGGACCCGGTAACGAGCGACGAACTCACGGACCTGGGTGCCGACGTCGTCATCAATCCATCCTCGGTCATCTCGGACGCGGCCCTGCACGCCCTCGAGTCGGGGGAACTCGAGTACAAGGCACAGCAGCTATCGGACGTCATCGAGGGCACCGAGGAGCGGATGGCCATCGTCACGCACGACAACCCGGACCCGGACTCCATCGCTGCCGCGGCAGCGCTGCAGGCTATCGCGAACCACCTCGACGTGAGCGCGGACATCCTCTACTTCGGTGACATCGGCCACCAGGAGAATCGTGCGTTCGTGAACCTCCTGGAGATCGACCTCACCGCGTACGACTCGGTGGACATCGACGACTACGACACGGTCGCGCTCGTCGACCCGGCGAAGGCCGGCGAGGTCGACGTCGACCACGACATCGACATCTTCATCGACCACTACGACGCCGAGGTGGACGTCGACGCGGAGTTCGCGGACGTCCGCCCCAACGTCTCCGCAACCTCCACCATCCTCACGAAGTACATCCAGGAGTTCAACCTCTCCGTGAGCCAGGAGGTCGCGACCGCTCTCCTCTACGGCATCCGCGCGGAAACCCTGGATTTCCGCCGGGACACCACACCGGCGGACCTCACGGCGGCGGCGTACCTCTACCCGTTCGCGGACCACGACACCCTCGAACAGGTCGAATCACCGAACATGAGTCCGGAGACCCTGGACGTGCTCGCGGAGGCCATCACGAGCCGCGAGGTCCAGGGCAGCCACCTGGTCTCGAACGCGGGGTTCATCCGCGAGCGGGACGCGCTCGCGCAGGCCGCTTCTCAACTTCTGAACCTCGAAGGAATCACGACGACAGCGGTGTTCGGCATCGTGGACAACACCATCTATCTGGCGGCGCGCTCGAAGGACATCCGGCTGAATATCGGGCGCGTACTGGAGGACGCCTTCGAGGACATCGGTGAGTCCGCGGGCCACTCCACGCAGGCGAGCGCGGAGATCCCCTTGGGCATCTTCACGGGCATCGAGACCACGGAGGAGAACCGCGACACGCTGCTCTCGCTCACGGGCGAAGCGGTCACGCGGAAGCTGTTCGGCGCGATGGGTGTCGAGTCCGAGAGCGGAAGCAACGGGAGCTAA